From a region of the Nitrospirota bacterium genome:
- the folP gene encoding dihydropteroate synthase — MPLPIVAKPPSQPGHLKAREYFLPLQRRVHLMGILNVTPDSFSDGGRFLAPDAAVAHVLDMVEAGADMIDIGAESTRPGAEPVDEPEEIRRLIPVVREVCRRITVPVSVDTSKASVARLALEAGAAIINDISALRNDSRMGTVVAESGAGLVLMHRQGTPLTMQQAPAYHDVVAEVRQFLADRVRTALECGISPAQIMLDPGIGFGKNLQHNLTLLARMSELVSLGYPVLVGVSRKAFIGQLLGRPIEQRVMGTAAASTMAILGGARVVRVHDVGEIRDVVTMVDAIRGMQPQTLSAYR, encoded by the coding sequence ATGCCCCTTCCGATCGTCGCCAAGCCACCTTCCCAGCCAGGCCACTTGAAGGCTCGTGAATATTTCCTTCCCCTTCAGCGCCGGGTCCATTTGATGGGAATCTTGAACGTCACCCCTGATTCCTTCTCGGACGGAGGCCGATTCCTCGCCCCTGATGCGGCCGTTGCCCACGTTCTCGACATGGTCGAGGCGGGAGCGGACATGATCGACATCGGCGCCGAATCCACGAGGCCCGGGGCAGAACCGGTGGACGAGCCGGAGGAAATCCGTCGGCTCATCCCTGTCGTGAGAGAGGTCTGCCGCCGAATCACCGTGCCGGTTTCCGTCGATACATCGAAAGCATCGGTCGCCAGGCTGGCCCTGGAAGCGGGGGCCGCCATCATCAATGACATCAGCGCATTGCGAAACGACTCCCGCATGGGCACAGTCGTCGCCGAATCCGGCGCCGGTCTTGTGCTCATGCACAGACAGGGCACCCCGCTGACCATGCAACAGGCTCCGGCCTACCATGACGTGGTGGCGGAAGTCCGCCAGTTTTTGGCGGACCGAGTCCGGACGGCGCTGGAATGCGGTATCAGCCCCGCTCAGATCATGCTTGACCCGGGCATCGGATTTGGCAAGAATTTGCAGCACAATCTCACATTGTTAGCTCGGATGTCAGAATTGGTCTCCTTGGGTTACCCCGTCCTGGTGGGGGTATCGCGAAAGGCCTTCATCGGACAACTCCTGGGACGTCCGATCGAACAACGAGTGATGGGGACGGCAGCCGCGTCGACGATGGCGATCTTGGGCGGCGCACGAGTAGTCCGGGTCCATGATGTCGGCGAAATCCGAGACGTCGTCACGATGGTGGACGCGATCCGTGGCATGCAGCCGCAGACACTGTCAGCGTACCGATAA
- a CDS encoding CBS domain-containing protein, whose translation MVPVKSFMVPKEKFITVDRDTDVRKAAQVMRDRNIGSVFITRDQEIIGILTDTDLVRRVVAVGADAAKTPVEQIMSAPILTIEENKTILDANDMMAVHHLRHLGVTRDGALVGMISVRDLVVFLTNLPRK comes from the coding sequence ATGGTTCCTGTGAAGTCGTTTATGGTGCCCAAGGAAAAGTTCATTACGGTGGATCGGGACACGGATGTGCGGAAGGCGGCCCAGGTCATGCGCGACCGCAACATCGGCAGCGTCTTCATTACGAGAGATCAGGAAATCATCGGTATCCTGACCGATACCGATCTAGTGCGGCGCGTCGTCGCCGTGGGCGCCGATGCCGCCAAGACCCCCGTCGAGCAGATCATGTCGGCGCCGATCCTGACCATCGAGGAAAACAAGACCATTCTCGACGCCAACGATATGATGGCCGTCCATCATTTGCGGCATCTCGGGGTGACCAGGGACGGTGCGCTCGTGGGCATGATCTCGGTACGCGACCTGGTGGTGTTCCTGACCAACCTGCCGAGAAAATAG
- a CDS encoding ATP-dependent metallopeptidase FtsH/Yme1/Tma family protein codes for MNSRVKNLLFWVVVGLFMILLFNLFSVPTHAPEEDVIFSDFMAQLDKGEITKVIIKANHISAILKDGTRIRTYSADYPDMVKVLRERNVQIEVKPPDENPWYITFLVTWGPFILFLGLWFFLMRQMQIGGNKALSFGKSRARMLTEERKKITFSDVAGIDEAKEEVAEIIEFLKDPRKFQKLGGRIPKGVLIVGPPGTGKTLLAKAIAGEAGVPFFSISGSDFVEMFVGVGASRVRDLFEQGKKHAPCIIFIDEIDAVGRLRGAGLGGGHDEREQTLNQLLVEMDGFDTTEGVILIAATNRPDVLDPALLRPGRFDRQIVVNRPDLRGRTEILKVHTKKVPVAPDVELEKIARGTPGFSGADLENLVNEAALWAARQNKKVVELVDFETAKDKVLMGAERKSMVLSDEEKRVTAYHEAGHALMAKLLPGTDPVHKVTIIPRGRALGMTMQLPTDDRHNYSKEFLYNNLAILLGGRVAEELVLHHITTGAGNDIERATDLARKMVCEWGMSEKLGPLTFGKKEEEIFLGREIATRRDFSEQVALEIDHEVKRLVTENYERTKRMLTEHMGTLKALAEALLEKEVLDAPEIDQIIQQGSLPQTMPA; via the coding sequence ATGAATTCTCGGGTGAAAAATTTACTGTTCTGGGTCGTGGTGGGTCTGTTCATGATCCTGCTGTTCAACTTGTTCAGCGTGCCCACCCATGCGCCGGAAGAGGATGTCATCTTCAGCGATTTCATGGCCCAACTCGATAAAGGCGAGATCACAAAGGTGATCATCAAGGCGAACCATATCAGCGCCATTCTCAAGGACGGTACGCGGATTCGCACCTATTCGGCCGACTACCCGGACATGGTGAAGGTTCTACGGGAACGGAACGTGCAAATCGAGGTTAAGCCGCCGGACGAAAACCCCTGGTACATCACGTTTCTCGTCACCTGGGGCCCATTCATCCTGTTTCTGGGGCTTTGGTTCTTCCTTATGCGGCAGATGCAGATCGGGGGCAACAAGGCCCTATCATTCGGCAAGAGTCGGGCCAGGATGCTGACTGAAGAACGTAAGAAGATTACCTTCTCGGACGTAGCCGGTATTGACGAAGCCAAGGAGGAAGTGGCCGAGATTATTGAATTCCTCAAGGATCCGCGCAAGTTTCAGAAACTGGGGGGACGCATCCCCAAAGGTGTCTTGATCGTCGGCCCTCCCGGTACGGGCAAGACCCTCCTGGCCAAGGCCATCGCCGGAGAAGCCGGGGTGCCCTTCTTCAGCATCAGCGGGTCCGACTTCGTGGAGATGTTCGTCGGCGTCGGCGCATCGCGGGTTCGCGACCTCTTCGAACAGGGGAAGAAGCATGCGCCTTGCATCATCTTCATCGACGAAATCGATGCCGTGGGCCGGCTCCGGGGAGCGGGCCTGGGTGGAGGCCACGATGAGCGAGAGCAGACTCTGAACCAGCTGCTCGTGGAAATGGACGGATTCGACACCACCGAAGGGGTGATCCTGATTGCCGCCACGAACAGACCGGACGTGTTGGATCCGGCTCTGTTGCGTCCCGGACGCTTCGACCGTCAGATCGTAGTCAATCGCCCGGATTTGCGCGGGCGGACCGAAATTCTCAAGGTCCACACCAAGAAGGTGCCGGTGGCCCCGGATGTGGAACTGGAGAAGATTGCGCGCGGCACCCCCGGCTTCTCAGGAGCGGACCTCGAAAATCTCGTCAACGAAGCCGCCTTGTGGGCAGCACGCCAGAACAAAAAAGTCGTGGAATTGGTGGACTTTGAGACGGCCAAAGACAAGGTATTGATGGGCGCCGAACGCAAGAGCATGGTCTTGAGCGACGAAGAGAAACGCGTCACCGCTTACCACGAGGCCGGCCATGCGCTCATGGCCAAGCTTCTTCCGGGTACGGACCCCGTGCACAAGGTCACCATCATTCCGCGCGGACGGGCCCTCGGCATGACCATGCAGTTACCGACCGACGACCGGCACAACTACTCCAAGGAATTCCTCTACAACAACCTCGCCATTTTGCTGGGAGGACGGGTGGCGGAGGAACTGGTCTTACACCATATCACGACAGGGGCTGGGAACGACATCGAACGAGCTACAGACTTGGCGCGCAAGATGGTGTGCGAGTGGGGCATGAGCGAGAAGTTGGGCCCGCTGACCTTCGGCAAGAAAGAAGAGGAAATTTTCCTGGGTCGCGAAATCGCCACCCGCCGCGACTTCAGCGAACAGGTCGCACTCGAGATCGACCACGAAGTCAAACGCCTGGTCACCGAAAATTACGAGCGGACCAAACGGATGTTGACTGAGCACATGGGAACCCTCAAAGCCCTCGCCGAAGCACTCCTCGAAAAGGAAGTGCTCGACGCGCCGGAAATCGACCAGATCATTCAACAGGGCTCGCTACCCCAGACCATGCCAGCCTGA
- the cobA gene encoding uroporphyrinogen-III C-methyltransferase has translation MIKKSGTVYLVGAGPGDPKLLTLRGKECLQQADVILYDYLANPLLLHHVSAHAERIYVGRRGRGRYQDQEAIIRLMIEKARAGKVVVRLKGGDPFVFGRGGEEAEAVAAAGLPFEVVPGVTSAVAAPAYAGIPVTHRTLASTVTFVTGHEDPAKGAATLEWPRLAASHGTLVFLMGMKNLPTIVERLLAEGKAGETPVALIRWGTRPDQWTLVGTLTTIVAKAQAAALEPPTVIVVGEVVRLRDQLNWFETKPLFGKRILVTRAKEQARELTQLLGAYGADPVECPTIQIVPPESWEELDGAVTRLSLYQWLVFTSVNGIRPFMERLRQHNLDSRALAALRIACIGPRTAQELAAYGLRADLLPAEFQAEGLVEAMKAAGVAGQHVLIPRAAVARELLPEQLRTLGAEVSVVTAYRTVCPPADRAWLKDLLRQGAIHLITFASSSTVRNFAQLFDGQHEMKTLTAGTAIACIGPITAQTAADVGLPATITATQNTIPALVEAILRHSASPAMAAH, from the coding sequence GTGATTAAAAAGAGCGGCACAGTCTATTTGGTCGGCGCAGGGCCCGGCGATCCCAAGCTCCTGACGTTGCGCGGAAAGGAATGCCTCCAACAGGCCGATGTCATCCTCTACGACTATCTGGCCAACCCGCTGCTCCTCCATCATGTCTCGGCCCACGCTGAGCGCATCTATGTAGGGCGCCGGGGCCGAGGACGGTACCAGGACCAGGAGGCCATCATCCGCCTCATGATCGAAAAGGCTCGCGCAGGGAAGGTCGTGGTCAGGCTGAAAGGGGGAGACCCCTTTGTGTTCGGCAGGGGCGGAGAGGAAGCGGAAGCCGTGGCGGCGGCCGGGCTGCCGTTCGAGGTCGTGCCCGGGGTCACCTCCGCGGTCGCCGCTCCGGCGTACGCCGGCATTCCGGTGACCCATCGCACACTGGCCTCGACCGTGACTTTCGTGACCGGCCACGAGGACCCGGCAAAAGGAGCCGCGACTCTGGAATGGCCGCGCCTGGCCGCAAGCCACGGGACTCTGGTCTTTCTCATGGGGATGAAGAACCTGCCGACCATCGTCGAGCGCCTGCTGGCGGAAGGGAAAGCGGGCGAGACGCCGGTGGCCTTGATCCGCTGGGGAACCAGGCCCGATCAGTGGACCCTGGTAGGCACGCTGACAACAATCGTCGCCAAAGCCCAAGCGGCAGCGCTGGAGCCCCCCACCGTCATTGTGGTCGGCGAGGTGGTGCGACTCCGGGACCAGTTGAATTGGTTTGAAACCAAGCCCCTGTTCGGCAAACGCATTCTCGTGACCAGAGCCAAGGAACAAGCAAGGGAGCTGACTCAGCTTCTCGGAGCCTACGGGGCCGACCCAGTCGAATGTCCGACCATTCAGATCGTCCCGCCTGAGTCCTGGGAAGAACTCGACGGCGCGGTAACCCGTCTCTCCCTCTATCAATGGCTGGTGTTTACCAGCGTTAACGGCATCCGGCCCTTTATGGAGCGGCTGCGCCAGCATAATCTGGATAGCCGCGCCCTGGCCGCTTTGCGAATTGCTTGTATCGGGCCTCGGACCGCCCAGGAATTGGCCGCCTATGGCCTGCGTGCGGATCTGCTCCCCGCTGAATTCCAGGCCGAAGGGCTGGTGGAGGCGATGAAAGCCGCAGGGGTCGCGGGACAACATGTGCTGATCCCCCGCGCGGCGGTGGCACGCGAGCTGCTTCCGGAACAGTTGCGCACGCTCGGCGCGGAGGTGTCGGTGGTCACCGCCTACCGGACGGTCTGCCCGCCAGCGGACCGAGCCTGGCTGAAAGATCTCCTTCGACAGGGCGCGATCCACCTGATCACATTTGCCAGCTCCTCGACGGTCCGGAACTTTGCCCAGCTCTTCGACGGTCAGCATGAGATGAAGACATTGACCGCCGGGACCGCCATCGCCTGCATCGGCCCCATCACGGCCCAAACGGCGGCGGACGTCGGACTACCGGCGACGATCACGGCAACCCAAAATACCATCCCGGCCCTGGTGGAGGCGATTCTCAGGCATTCGGCAAGTCCGGCCATGGCCGCCCATTGA
- a CDS encoding bifunctional riboflavin kinase/FAD synthetase gives MKITRGLDEHKRSPYPVLTIGNFDGQHRGHQALLQTVVRTAAETGGTPMVLTFDPHPITVLRPGIDLLLLTPLEEKLARFQDAGIEEVLFLTFNAALAALTPEEFVDQVLGEGIGVKELFVGQHFAFGKGRAGRMDDLLRLSAKTGFRVHAVAPVLVDGEVVSSTRVRQLVQAGELRAAARCLGRPYGFSGTVVAGAQRGQTLGWPTANLPLPRGLALPPDGVYATMAHWRGNRLASASYIGTRPTFDAGARLLEVHLLDQAVQLYGQEIRVEFIERIRGDLRFDSAEALSARIELDVRLVREALANQPQTLAEA, from the coding sequence ATGAAGATCACCAGAGGCTTGGACGAACACAAGCGGTCCCCCTATCCCGTCCTGACAATCGGGAATTTCGACGGCCAGCATCGGGGCCATCAGGCCTTGCTTCAGACGGTCGTGCGGACCGCCGCCGAGACCGGCGGCACTCCGATGGTGCTGACGTTCGATCCCCATCCAATTACGGTCCTGAGGCCAGGCATTGACCTGTTGCTCCTGACCCCCCTTGAGGAAAAGCTCGCACGCTTCCAAGACGCCGGTATCGAGGAAGTCCTCTTTCTCACATTCAATGCCGCTTTGGCGGCGTTGACACCGGAGGAGTTCGTGGACCAGGTGCTCGGAGAGGGGATCGGGGTCAAGGAACTCTTTGTCGGCCAGCATTTTGCCTTCGGAAAAGGCCGAGCGGGACGCATGGACGATCTGCTTCGCCTCAGTGCCAAGACCGGCTTTCGCGTCCATGCGGTCGCCCCTGTGCTGGTGGACGGGGAGGTGGTCAGTTCCACCAGGGTCCGGCAACTGGTGCAAGCCGGGGAACTGCGCGCAGCCGCTCGCTGCCTGGGCCGTCCTTATGGATTCAGCGGCACCGTCGTCGCGGGCGCACAACGAGGCCAGACTCTCGGTTGGCCGACCGCCAACCTCCCGCTGCCACGAGGGCTTGCGCTCCCGCCGGATGGAGTGTACGCCACGATGGCGCACTGGAGAGGGAACCGCCTCGCCTCGGCCTCCTACATCGGAACGCGCCCGACGTTTGACGCCGGGGCACGGCTCTTGGAGGTGCATCTTCTGGATCAGGCGGTTCAGTTGTACGGCCAGGAGATCCGGGTCGAGTTCATCGAACGTATCAGGGGCGATCTGCGCTTTGACTCGGCGGAGGCCCTGTCCGCCCGCATTGAGCTGGACGTGCGGCTGGTCCGGGAAGCATTAGCCAACCAGCCGCAGACCTTGGCCGAAGCCTAG
- the hpt gene encoding hypoxanthine phosphoribosyltransferase, translating to MERIFGRPIVTQEQMRTRIKDLGRQIASDYADKDLILVGILKGAFAFYADLARAIRIPLRVDFLVVSSYGSRSKTSGKVKMVTDLTENIAGRDVLLVEDIVDSGLTLQHLTKTLAKRRPKSIKVCALLDKPDRRQVAVHVDYVGFEIPNKYVVGYGLDYQQKYRNLPYLAILDQVDEEGEAT from the coding sequence ATGGAACGTATCTTCGGGCGTCCGATCGTCACACAAGAGCAGATGCGCACGCGCATCAAGGATCTCGGCCGGCAGATTGCGTCGGACTATGCCGACAAGGACCTCATTCTGGTCGGTATCCTCAAGGGCGCCTTTGCATTTTACGCGGACTTGGCCCGCGCCATCCGCATTCCGTTGCGGGTGGATTTCCTGGTAGTTTCCAGCTACGGTTCCCGCTCCAAGACATCGGGAAAGGTTAAGATGGTGACGGATTTAACGGAGAACATTGCCGGGCGGGACGTGCTGCTGGTGGAGGATATCGTCGACTCGGGTCTGACCTTGCAGCACCTGACCAAGACCCTTGCCAAACGAAGGCCCAAATCAATCAAGGTCTGCGCCTTGCTGGACAAGCCCGACCGCCGCCAGGTTGCGGTGCATGTGGATTATGTGGGATTTGAGATTCCCAATAAATATGTAGTCGGCTACGGCTTGGACTATCAACAGAAATATCGCAATCTTCCCTATTTGGCCATCCTGGATCAGGTCGACGAAGAAGGCGAGGCGACCTAG
- the tilS gene encoding tRNA lysidine(34) synthetase TilS, with product MALLSVLKELAPAWRLTLYAAHINYGLRGEESEEDARFVARLCDRFGITLHCERVTVARKGSVRDRSSLQERAREARYRILTELGRTLTADRIVLGHQADDQAETVLMWMLRGAGIAGLAGIPPIRESLFIRPLLGISREAVMEYLWSRELPFRLDSSNAKPLYLRNRIRHELLPVMKRLNPSIVEGLARQADILREDDVYLHRLAYDAMAPLVHTSDQGVMVDRTGFLALPLTLQRRILRILLQDLHPRRKGPGYRTIASLLETVFEGRTGSSTTIQGVLVTHEYGTVRLQADPSARVTANAADDATVPAPNGLTLPVPSLLRWPLTGQLIRVSLGPRFLPSSRAIPRNQACLDLDLVSMPLKVRSWQPGDVFQPAGMGGRTKKLQDYFSDIKLPRHARALVPIILAPDGILWVAGHRIDHRFCARLGTQRTLLLELLESTSEGGTD from the coding sequence GTGGCGCTCCTCTCGGTCCTGAAGGAACTGGCGCCGGCTTGGCGGTTGACACTCTATGCCGCCCACATTAACTATGGACTGCGCGGGGAGGAATCGGAGGAAGACGCCCGGTTCGTGGCCCGGCTCTGCGACCGCTTCGGGATTACTCTGCACTGCGAACGAGTCACCGTGGCGCGAAAGGGGAGCGTCCGCGATCGCTCGTCGCTGCAAGAACGCGCGCGGGAAGCTCGGTATCGGATTCTGACAGAATTGGGCCGAACATTGACAGCGGACAGGATCGTCCTGGGCCACCAAGCAGACGACCAAGCCGAAACCGTGCTCATGTGGATGCTGCGTGGGGCCGGCATCGCCGGACTGGCCGGCATCCCGCCGATCCGTGAATCCCTCTTTATCCGCCCGCTACTCGGCATTTCCCGCGAAGCGGTCATGGAATATTTGTGGAGCCGCGAGTTGCCGTTCCGGCTCGACTCGAGCAATGCCAAACCTCTTTACTTGCGCAACCGAATCCGTCACGAATTATTGCCCGTCATGAAGCGGCTCAACCCGTCGATTGTCGAGGGCTTGGCGCGCCAGGCCGATATTCTCCGCGAAGACGATGTCTACTTGCACCGGTTGGCGTACGACGCAATGGCCCCGTTGGTACATACAAGCGATCAAGGGGTCATGGTCGACAGGACCGGATTTTTGGCCCTTCCCCTGACGCTCCAACGACGGATTCTTCGTATCCTTCTCCAAGACCTGCATCCGCGCCGCAAAGGACCTGGATACAGGACTATCGCCTCGCTCCTGGAAACGGTGTTTGAGGGAAGGACCGGATCGAGCACCACCATCCAAGGCGTGCTGGTCACCCACGAATATGGAACCGTCCGACTCCAAGCAGATCCGTCCGCACGTGTGACTGCAAACGCAGCCGATGATGCGACGGTCCCTGCTCCCAACGGTCTGACCCTGCCGGTTCCGTCATTACTCCGTTGGCCCCTCACAGGCCAGCTGATTCGAGTCAGCCTGGGGCCCCGATTCCTTCCTTCAAGCAGGGCCATTCCCCGCAACCAAGCTTGCCTTGATCTCGATCTGGTATCCATGCCGCTGAAGGTTCGATCATGGCAACCAGGCGATGTTTTTCAGCCGGCGGGGATGGGGGGGCGGACAAAAAAGTTGCAGGATTATTTTTCGGACATCAAGCTGCCACGCCACGCGCGTGCGCTCGTCCCCATCATCCTGGCCCCGGATGGCATCCTCTGGGTGGCAGGCCATCGGATCGATCACCGGTTTTGCGCTCGGCTTGGCACACAGCGGACCCTGCTGCTGGAACTGCTGGAGTCCACGTCAGAAGGAGGAACAGACTGA
- the hemB gene encoding porphobilinogen synthase — protein sequence MAFPDQRMRRLRQSEPLRRMVRETSLRAADLIYPLFVVNGRDQRQPITSMPGQFRLSVDLLVKEADEARQLGIPAVILFGIPDKKDERGSGAYDPDGIVQRAVKTLKEQVPELVVITDVCIDEYTSHGHCGIVQDGRILNDATLDCLRAMALTHAKAGADMLAPSDMMDGRVGAIRKELDRGGFSELPIMAYSAKFASCFYAPFREAADSSPKFGDRQSYQMDPANAREALREIDLDIEEGADIVMVKPALPFLDIIATARTRINHPIAAYQVSGEYSMIKAAAQAGWVDETRAMLESLLSIKRAGADLILTYFAKDAARLLHG from the coding sequence ATGGCATTTCCCGATCAACGAATGAGGCGCTTGCGGCAGAGCGAACCCCTGCGCCGGATGGTCAGAGAGACGAGCCTCAGGGCCGCCGACCTGATCTACCCCCTGTTCGTGGTGAACGGCCGCGACCAGCGGCAACCGATCACGTCCATGCCGGGCCAGTTCCGCCTGTCGGTGGATCTGCTGGTGAAGGAAGCCGACGAAGCCAGGCAGCTCGGCATTCCGGCCGTGATTCTCTTCGGCATTCCCGACAAGAAGGACGAGCGGGGATCAGGGGCGTACGATCCGGACGGCATCGTGCAGCGGGCCGTCAAAACGTTGAAGGAGCAGGTACCGGAGCTCGTCGTCATCACGGACGTCTGCATCGACGAGTACACATCCCACGGCCACTGTGGCATCGTGCAAGACGGGCGCATCCTGAACGATGCGACCTTGGACTGTCTTCGGGCCATGGCCCTGACCCATGCCAAGGCCGGGGCGGACATGCTGGCGCCTTCCGACATGATGGACGGGCGAGTCGGCGCCATCCGTAAAGAACTGGACCGCGGAGGATTCAGCGAACTGCCCATTATGGCGTACAGCGCCAAATTCGCCTCCTGCTTCTATGCGCCCTTCCGTGAGGCGGCCGATTCCAGCCCCAAGTTTGGGGACCGCCAGTCCTACCAGATGGACCCGGCCAACGCGCGCGAAGCGCTGCGGGAAATCGACTTGGATATCGAGGAGGGGGCGGACATTGTCATGGTCAAGCCGGCCTTGCCCTTCTTGGACATCATTGCCACCGCGAGGACCAGGATCAACCACCCCATCGCCGCCTACCAAGTCAGCGGGGAATACAGCATGATCAAGGCAGCGGCTCAAGCCGGATGGGTGGACGAGACCCGTGCCATGCTGGAGTCGCTCCTCTCGATCAAACGGGCGGGCGCCGATCTGATTCTGACCTATTTCGCGAAAGACGCAGCCCGGCTGCTTCACGGCTGA